GCCGGAATCGAAATCGCATCGGTGACGTCGGCGACGCGCTCCGGACCGACGCCGTCTTTGTGTTTTGCGACGTCCTTCGAGGTCGTTCCGTAAATCGTCCCGACGCCGACGTAATCTGCTCCGTCGGCTTCGGCCTGTTCGGCCGCGTCGACCGTCCCCGTCGAACAGCCGACGATCGAATCCGGCCCGAGCAGATCGCGGGCGACCGAGACAGGGAGGTCCGACTGGCCGACGTGGACGCCGTCAGCGTCGATCGCCTGTGCGATATCGACCCGATCGTTGACGATCAGGCCCACGCCCGCCTCGGCTGTCAGTTCGCGCAGTTCCCGACCGAGTTCGTACCGAAACCGGGTGTCGGTGTCCTTCTCACGGAGTTGAACGACGTCGACCC
The DNA window shown above is from Natrialba magadii ATCC 43099 and carries:
- the thiE gene encoding thiamine phosphate synthase → MDPSNWQTYLVTQESVSAGRSTLEIVEAAIAGGVDVVQLREKDTDTRFRYELGRELRELTAEAGVGLIVNDRVDIAQAIDADGVHVGQSDLPVSVARDLLGPDSIVGCSTGTVDAAEQAEADGADYVGVGTIYGTTSKDVAKHKDGVGPERVADVTDAISIPAVGIGGITAGNAGPVVEAGAVGVAVISAITAADDPRAATAALASTVETTKHVEHGGATE